The segment TCCAGAAACAAGCTCACGCCCGTTCTGTAATGGGCAACCATGAGCGAAAGCACATTCGTTCTTACTATGGAGAAATTAATCCGTCGATTTCGCAAGTCATTTCACGGTCTCAAATCGGAGAAGCGAACTATCCCGCAGCCGTTGCTTACATGGAAACGCTTCCGATTTATCTGGATTTACCCGAGCTTCTGGTCGTTCATGCGTTTTACGAACCCGGTGTTCCCTTGTCCGAACAGAAGGAGGAAGTTCTTGTCGGTATCATGAGTGGCCAGGCATATATAACAAGGCAATATCAGGAAAATTGGTGGGAACTCTATGATGGCCCCAAGCCTCTTTTCGTCGGACATCACGATTACTCCAACAAGGGCACTCCCCTTATATATAAGGATAGAGTTTTTTGCATCGACACAGGTTGTTGTTACGGTAGAACCTTAACGGGGGTCCTCCTGCCAGATTTCAAAATTATTTCGGTTCGCGCGCGCGCGAATCACTGGTCCCGTGTCAAGAAGAAATACCTGGATTCAGGAAAGGGCTAATTCTCAATTCGGGGCGACCATAAAGGTCGCCCCTACCCACTTAATGCTTCGATCTGCGCTGGTGGCGCTCGACGCGCTCTTCCAATTTTATTTCTGCGACAGTGGATCCGGTTTTCGTCTTCTGCTCTTCCGTTTTGCATTTGAATACAGGTAAGCCCGAAAGGTCTCCATAAATCACAGCAGTCTCATCACAGGCGATGGCCTGACCTCCGTTGCCCGAGATTAACGTATTAGCCGCGATAGGATCACCCGTCCCGCTCAACAGGAAAGTCCCGAACTCTGCTGTCGCGTTGTGCGTAACGACTACGCCATCTCCGGAATTCCCACTGATGCGTGCTGTAGCGAAATTTGAGTAGGCGCCTCCGTCAAGTACAATGCCGGCGCCGGTATTGTTGGCGATCTCCACCTGGCGCGCCAGAAAGCTTCCAGGGCGGATAACGTAGATACCCGCATCAACGGTGACAGGAGCAGTCCCATTGTTTCTTATCTGGTGAAACACATCCGGATCAGACGCTCCAAAACCGACTGTACTCGAAGTAACAAGAATTCCAAGCAACGTGTGACCCTGGATCGTTGTATACCTGGGGATGCCTTCAACCATACTTCCATTGAACGAAGCATTTGGTACGCGCGCGATCAGCACTCCGTACGGACCGTTGTTCTCAATCAAATTCGAACCGTTAATGCCTGCAAAGCCGTTATTGAGAATCGCAATACCAAAGCCGTTATTGCGGAAAACGTTCCCGGCTTCGGGAGGCCGATTCCCAATTTGCAGGACGCCGTTTACGACAACCAGTGCATCCTCCACATTATCTTCTATTGTTGTTCGTCCCCGAATCCGCAATGTTGAATGGTTTGCGAATACGCCCGCCAGGTTGTCCCGAATCAGAATTTCTGAACCCGGGTTTGGACCACCCAGAATCACAGTTGAGCCCCCATCAGCAAAAAGAGCCAGATCCGTATTGTTGATGATTGTACAGCCGGAAAGGCTCACTGAAGAATCGAACACCGTGAGACCGGCAACGAATTCCTGGTTGTCACCATCCACTGTTAGACCTTGAAGATTGATTCCGCGGGCGCTGCCAATCGTAAATACAGTTCCGTCGTCCGGAGCCGCACTTCGAATGACAGTCCCATCACTGCCCTGGATCGTGAGATTGGTTATGCCATCAATAAAAATGTTTTCCACACATGTTCCGGTTACATGAATCGTGTGCGGACCGTTCGGTGAAGATAAACCGTTGATGGCCGCCTGTAGGCCTGATCCTCCCTCTCCGCAGTTGACGCTAACAACATCCGCCTGCACAGATGATTGATAGAACAGAAATATGAGCACCGCGATAAACGCTATGCAATTGCCCATTCTTAAGCTCATGACATCCTCCTGAAGCTTTTCCATTTCTGATTGGTAAGAGGGCAATTTTCGTGCCGTTAGCGCTATTGAGGATGAGTGGTTGAGTTAGTAGTTGAGTTCTTGCAGGCTGGAAGCCTGAGCTCCGTATGCCCGCGCTGCTTTACTTTACGCGATAAATTTGGAAGCCGATCCGCGCAAGCAGCTGCGGGATCTGCCGGACCGCATTACGGTCGTAATCCTTTATTTCTTCTGTGAGTTGATTGTAATCAACCAGGTAAGGAGTTTCTTTTGTCTCTGCGTTCTTTACCGAGCCATACTTCCAACCTTGCTCCAGTTTTTCCCGGTTCCATCGATCATGTTCCATGGTTGCAAGCCGTTCGAGTTCTTCCGTTGTAAATTGAAAATCTTCGCCATCGACCAGCGTGACAATATCGCAACCGATTGCTCTGAGTTTACTTCCAATATCTTCGGCCTGTTTTCGATTCGATTCTTTCAGGTCTTCAGGGAGTTGTTCCCACGGGACAACTGCGCGCGCATCTTCGGGCTTAAATCCTTCCCGCATCCGCTTTTCCACATATTCAGCATGGATAGCTCGCGCAAGTTTTTCGCTGTGCAGACCGCTCAACATTTCTGGAGTGCAACTCTGCTCGAGCGATCCGAACGGGCGTACCAGGTCCATGCGGTCCGATTGTAGCAGTGTGGCCAGGCCTGATTCGCGAGAAATCCGGACATAAAGTGGCGTCTCCGATCGCTGCAACCTTTGACGCAGGCTTAATGCGACTGACATTGCAAGCGAATCATTGTCCAAACATATAAATATCGATGTGGATTGCATTCCAGTCGCATCGGAAAGAAAGTCCGCGCGAATGAACTCGGCAGAATTCACGTTCATGGAATACGGATGAAGCTCACAGGTGCGGATAAGATAAGGATACCGGAGCAACATCGACTCGGTTTTTTCGTTCGCGATTTTATCCACAACAGTGAAGTGCGGTCGGTGGTTCACGTGAATACTCTTCCAGTTGCGGGCCAGATGCAGAATTAATGTTTCACCCATGCGGCCCAGCCCGATGATAATAAAACGCGGTTGAACTCCACCGTCAATTTGCTCCTGTTGAAGCAACGAATATCTCGTCCACAGAGCCTGGATAGCATTCTCATAAAGATTCACAAAATCGAGCCGAAATAATTTCTTATCCTGGGAAATCATTTCCTGCCGC is part of the bacterium genome and harbors:
- a CDS encoding serine/threonine protein phosphatase, with the protein product MKRLIVGDIQGCFEELKELLDRSGISSDDEIISVGDMVDRGPDSPGVIQFFQKQAHARSVMGNHERKHIRSYYGEINPSISQVISRSQIGEANYPAAVAYMETLPIYLDLPELLVVHAFYEPGVPLSEQKEEVLVGIMSGQAYITRQYQENWWELYDGPKPLFVGHHDYSNKGTPLIYKDRVFCIDTGCCYGRTLTGVLLPDFKIISVRARANHWSRVKKKYLDSGKG
- a CDS encoding NAD-binding protein — translated: MTTRDNSAALKRQRSELWLTIQWPAIGALALLVTVLGYAGFNQYFSLEGPPKTPADLLYLTLQLFGLESGAETTKWVPWQLQLARFLAPVVTGYAVIRALLSIFREQWQRIRLKRVQDHVIVIGLGRKGTLFAQGFQMLGYPVIVIEKDQSNDSLQQFRNLGVISIGADATDKNVLRSVRVDRARYVISVCGLDEVNAEVAVHARELYTGRTTPLNCIVHVVEPQLCQLMRRQEMISQDKKLFRLDFVNLYENAIQALWTRYSLLQQEQIDGGVQPRFIIIGLGRMGETLILHLARNWKSIHVNHRPHFTVVDKIANEKTESMLLRYPYLIRTCELHPYSMNVNSAEFIRADFLSDATGMQSTSIFICLDNDSLAMSVALSLRQRLQRSETPLYVRISRESGLATLLQSDRMDLVRPFGSLEQSCTPEMLSGLHSEKLARAIHAEYVEKRMREGFKPEDARAVVPWEQLPEDLKESNRKQAEDIGSKLRAIGCDIVTLVDGEDFQFTTEELERLATMEHDRWNREKLEQGWKYGSVKNAETKETPYLVDYNQLTEEIKDYDRNAVRQIPQLLARIGFQIYRVK